The Elusimicrobiota bacterium nucleotide sequence TCGCTCAACACACAACCGTTGCCGTCCTTGTTGCCAGTGAAATAGCTCCGGGGGGTGAAACCCCCTGAACGGTTACAAAACAACAAGTTGAAACGGCTGGTGGCGGACCAAGCATTGGACATTTTGGGTTTAAAGGAAATTAACTCAAAAACCTGGTAAGGCTCAGGGCGAAGCGGCAGGCGGTAGATCATCTCACCGACCATCTTGGGTTGAGCGAACGAAGGAGCTGCTGCTTGGTGGGGTTGAGTCGTGGGACGCATTTCTACAAGATCAAGAACCGTTCCCTGGATGAAAGAGTTCGGAAAAGAATGCGTGAAATTCCTGAAAAGAAACGACGATGGGGATGTCCGCTCATTCATAAGGTCTTGATGCGTGAAGATTGGTGAGCAATCACAAACGGACGAAGCGATTGTATCGGGAAGAAAAGCTGCCATTGAGAACACGAAAGAGAAAGAAGCGGGGCTGTCACTTGCGGGTGGAAATGCCAATACCGGAACGGGCCAACCAGCGGTGGTCGATGGATTTCGTGTCGGACCGGATCTGGCGGGGACGCCGGTTTCGGGTGTTTACGATCGTGGACGACTACACCCGGGAATGCCTGGCTCTGGAGGTGGACACATCCATTGGCGGAGCCCGTGTGGCGCGTGTGTTGGACCGGATTGTAGCCCAACGCGGCCGTCCGGAGTGGATTCGGATGGACAACGGCCCAGCATTTACCGGACAAGCGTTGGATGAATGGGGCTATCGGAATGGGGTGAAACTGGATTTTATTGATCCAGGGAAACCAACGCAGAACGCGTTTATCGAGAACTTCAATTCGATCCTGCGACCGGAATGCCTGAACGACCACTGGTTCACAAGTTTGCAGGAGGCCCGGGACATTATCGAAGCGTGGCGTTTGGAATACAATAGAGAACGTCCTCACGGATCACTGGGGGACCTCACGCCAAGGAAATTTGCTACAAAAGCATCGTTGGGACTCTACTTGGCAGTGGCACAATAATGGGGGTATGACCACAGTGGAAACACCGATCCGCCAGGAGGATGTGTGAACGAACCTGTTCGGTTGCGCCCGTCCTGTTCGAGCGATGCTCGCCTGAGCCATAAGTGGCGAAACGAACCGGCTGTCCGTCGGGTTTCTTTTCAACAGGGCTCGATTCCCCTCCGGCACCACTTGACATGGTACCGGAAGGCATTGACCGATATTATTACCCGTGTTTGTGTGGGGGAGAATCGCCCTGGATTTTCCATCGCTCCCGTTCGCTTTCAAAGAACCAAACCGTTTGTGCGGATTAGTGTTGTGGTGGATTATCGTTCTCGTGTACGAAGCATGGGCAGTTCCCTCATTCAACACGGCTGTCACCGTCTTCAGGCGGAGGGGGCGGTCCTTTTGGGAGGGGTCGCCGGTCGGACCCACGTCTTGGAGATGGTTCGGCGTTATCCTATTTCTTTAATCGGGAATCATAGAAAGCGAGCTGCCATGTCCGTTGCCGGTCGCCGTTTAGTGGACGGAGGTGGGACCCGCCGCGTCGCGGAGTTGACGGCATCCTGTCTCCTATGACTCTCGAGGCGCTTTTCTCCCTTGAGAAGGACGATGAGCTCTTAAGTTTCCGGTTTGCCTATGACGGGTTCTTGATGTGGCCATTCATTCGGTTTCCCCTTTTTCTCGAAGCGTTGGCGGTGGAGCATGGGTTCCGTGTCCTGGAGCCAATACGGCGCTTTTCCACCTATCGCACCTTGAAATACTTGATCCAGTCGTGGGTGGAAAACCCACTCAGGATGAAGGGGCCTAGTGATATTCTGCTTTTTGGGTCCACCGCCGGGGTCTCTGTTCTTCGGAATGGGAAATGGTTTGGGCGTGTCAACGATTATTACGCTTTGTTAGAAGAAGAGCGGACGGTGGTCATTGATAAATCCCAGGATAGAGAATTTAAACGGCCCCGCACGCCCCGGCGGATCGCGGCCCAGGACTGGATCAGTATCCGTGCGGAGGTGGGCCGTCTTTTCATGGGCCAAAATTCGAAGGATAAGACAAGAATTGACCAATTTATTGCATACTTACGGGACAAAATTCCCCAAACGCTTGATGATTCGGTTTGGTCCTATTTGGCCGAAACATTAAAACGGGTCGGGGGTCGGCTCGTGGGGTTGCACAATGGATACCGTCGCCTTTTCGACCGTTTACGCCCAACGCTTGTTTTGCTGGAGGATGCCAGTTACGGAAGCGAGGCCTACCTGGTGAAATGGGCCAAGGATGCCGGTATTATAACGGCTGAAATCCAGCACGGGCTTATTGTTCCCTCGCACCACGCCTATCGATTTGGTAACGGTCTTTTTGCAAGCACCGATTACGGCCGATACCTGCCGGACTTTTTACTTACGTATGGAAGCTTTTGGAGCAACAATGCGCGAACCCCTTCTGAAAAAATTGTGATCGGCAATGCCCATTTGACAGAAAGCACACGCGGCTGGACAAAGTCTGTTGGTCGAGATCACCGGCCCACAATGATTATCATCTCACAACCGGATGTGGTCGACCATTTGACGTCGTTGGCCATGGATTTTTCCCGAGAGTGGGGGAGCAGGGGTCACATTATCTACCGGCTTCATCCAACCGAGGTGCCTCATCGGAATGATTACTCGGCCCTGGAAGAAAGATCCAACATTACGATCAGTGATGCTGGAGATATCTACGACCTGTTGAGACAGGCCGATGGAGTGATCGGCTCTTCTTCGACCGTGCTCTTTGAAGCCGTCGGTTTTCGAATTCCGGTTTATGTACATGATAATCCTGGATCACGGTTGTATGTTCCATTAAACTTTGGGAGATGGTTCAAAACCGCAAGAGAGCTTATGAGTCTGATGGAAACCACCGATCCATCTCCACCGGACCCCGCCCTATACTGGGCTCCAGAGTGGCAAGCGAACTATCGACGTTTCCTCTCAGAAAGAATTTTTAAGCCAAGGGAGGTCTCATCTTGATATCGACTCCACCTCCTCCTCAAACAGTTTGTACCCGTTGCCTGATGGACACGACGGATCCCCATATCGTTTTTGATGGGGAAGGGGTTTGTGATCATTGTAGCGCCGCGTTTTGGCGATTAAAGAATTCCGCATGGAATTTGTCGCCCGATGCAAAGATCAAAGCGTTGGACCAACTGGTAAAAAAGATAAAAGTCCAGGGAAGGGGAAAACGATACGATTGCGTGATTGGTGTCAGTGGCGGAGTGGACAGCACTTATGTGGCCTTCATGGCAAAAAAAAATGGATTGCGGCCATTGGCGGTCCATTTCGATAATGGGTGGAATTCGGAATTGGCCGTGGCCAACATTGAGAAAACTCTAAAAAGATTGGGGATTGATCTATACACTTTTGTCGTGGATTGGGAAGAGTTTCGAGATCTTCAATTATCATTTTTGAAGGCCTCAACTCCAGATTCTGAAATCCCAACGGATCATGGGATTTTTTCACTGC carries:
- a CDS encoding IS3 family transposase, producing the protein MSNHKRTKRLYREEKLPLRTRKRKKRGCHLRVEMPIPERANQRWSMDFVSDRIWRGRRFRVFTIVDDYTRECLALEVDTSIGGARVARVLDRIVAQRGRPEWIRMDNGPAFTGQALDEWGYRNGVKLDFIDPGKPTQNAFIENFNSILRPECLNDHWFTSLQEARDIIEAWRLEYNRERPHGSLGDLTPRKFATKASLGLYLAVAQ